A genomic window from Exiguobacterium acetylicum DSM 20416 includes:
- a CDS encoding N-acetyldiaminopimelate deacetylase → MEYAIEMRRALHKIPEPGFKEFKTQAFILEQIRAYPPDRVTYDTFETGVFVRVKGLTGNRTIGYRADIDGLPIEEATGLPFCSEHPGFMHACGHDMHTSIALGLMKRIIELPVMDDVVFLFQPAEEGPGGAEPMIKSPLFEKYRPSEMYGLHVAPEYPVGTIASRPGVLFASAREVHITIYGQSGHAAFPHLTIDTVVAQAALIMQLQTIVSRSINPMNCSVITIGKVDAGIRENVIAGRAVLDGTMRALNGEDMEKLERRVRDIIRGIEASFGVKIDLQFGNRYYEVVNDRHIVDKFSSFVKMNANYIECDAAMTGEDFGFMLKEIPGMMFWLGVDNPTSGLHQPTLNPDESAIPFVIDLLDHYFREYV, encoded by the coding sequence ATGGAATACGCCATTGAAATGCGGCGCGCGCTTCATAAAATACCAGAACCAGGGTTCAAGGAATTTAAGACGCAAGCTTTTATATTGGAACAAATTCGTGCTTATCCACCAGATCGTGTCACGTATGACACGTTTGAAACGGGTGTTTTCGTTCGAGTGAAAGGATTGACTGGGAATCGGACGATTGGGTACCGGGCAGACATTGATGGGTTACCGATCGAAGAAGCGACAGGTCTTCCATTTTGCTCGGAACATCCAGGCTTCATGCATGCCTGTGGTCACGATATGCACACGTCGATTGCGTTAGGATTAATGAAACGAATCATTGAATTGCCGGTCATGGATGATGTCGTCTTTTTATTCCAACCAGCGGAAGAAGGTCCGGGCGGGGCAGAACCGATGATTAAAAGTCCGTTGTTTGAAAAATATCGTCCAAGTGAGATGTATGGTCTTCATGTCGCACCGGAATATCCAGTCGGTACGATTGCGAGCCGTCCTGGCGTCTTGTTCGCGAGTGCTCGAGAAGTCCATATCACGATCTATGGTCAAAGTGGTCACGCGGCATTTCCTCATTTGACGATTGATACAGTCGTTGCGCAAGCAGCCTTGATCATGCAATTGCAAACAATCGTCAGCCGATCCATCAATCCGATGAACTGTAGCGTCATCACGATCGGAAAGGTCGATGCTGGGATTCGGGAAAACGTCATCGCCGGTAGAGCTGTTCTTGACGGAACGATGCGCGCACTCAATGGAGAAGACATGGAAAAACTGGAACGACGCGTTCGTGACATCATCCGGGGAATCGAAGCTTCGTTCGGCGTCAAGATTGATCTACAATTCGGAAATCGTTATTACGAGGTCGTCAATGACCGACACATCGTTGATAAATTCTCATCATTCGTCAAGATGAATGCGAACTACATCGAATGTGATGCAGCAATGACAGGAGAAGACTTTGGATTCATGTTGAAGGAAATTCCAGGAATGATGTTTTGGCTCGGAGTCGATAATCCGACATCTGGACTTCATCAACCAACTTTGAATCCAGATGAATCCGCAATTCCATTTGTGATTGATTTACTCGACCATTATTTCCGAGAATACGTTTAA
- a CDS encoding LysR family transcriptional regulator, with protein sequence MQVSEMEMLITLSEELNMRRAAERLFVSQPALSQRLVAIERRWGTKLFIRSSRGLSITPQGEKVIGLAKEMNRKELELKSELTAEEGAVYGTLRIAVASIMGQYWLPRVLKRFVERYPHVRVQLVTGWSSEMMRHMLEEHFHIGIIRGNPDWKGVKERLFSDPLYLVDSELTSIEQLRVTDRPFIQFKSDSTYYQEILEWWQDRFASPPSRTLVVDQIETCKQMALHGIGFAILPESTIQQSNEVMQLPLKTSSGKILKRDTWILSTESMLELKQVQAFWDIVKEEGGSQSDGIRH encoded by the coding sequence TTGCAAGTGTCGGAAATGGAAATGTTGATCACCTTATCGGAAGAATTGAATATGAGGCGCGCTGCTGAACGATTATTCGTCTCGCAACCTGCACTTAGTCAACGTCTCGTTGCGATTGAAAGACGCTGGGGAACAAAATTATTCATTCGTTCATCGCGTGGGTTAAGCATCACACCACAAGGAGAAAAAGTAATCGGTCTCGCAAAAGAGATGAATCGGAAGGAACTCGAGTTAAAAAGTGAATTGACAGCAGAAGAAGGTGCCGTTTATGGGACGCTTCGGATTGCCGTCGCTTCCATCATGGGGCAATACTGGCTCCCGCGTGTCTTAAAACGATTCGTTGAGCGTTATCCGCATGTCCGTGTCCAGCTTGTCACGGGTTGGTCGAGTGAGATGATGCGTCATATGTTAGAGGAACATTTTCATATCGGGATCATTCGTGGAAACCCGGACTGGAAAGGTGTCAAAGAACGTCTTTTCTCGGATCCGCTCTATTTAGTCGATAGTGAGCTGACGTCGATTGAACAATTGCGCGTGACGGATCGACCGTTCATCCAGTTCAAGAGTGATTCGACATACTACCAAGAAATTTTAGAGTGGTGGCAAGATCGGTTCGCAAGCCCCCCCTCTCGGACGCTGGTCGTCGATCAAATCGAGACATGCAAGCAGATGGCTCTACATGGAATTGGATTTGCGATTTTACCCGAGTCGACGATCCAGCAATCAAATGAAGTCATGCAGCTTCCGTTAAAAACATCGTCCGGAAAGATATTAAAGCGAGATACATGGATCTTGTCTACGGAATCGATGCTTGAGCTGAAACAAGTTCAAGCATTTTGGGACATCGTAAAAGAAGAAGGAGGAAGTCAGTCAGATGGAATACGCCATTGA